In Helicobacter bilis, a genomic segment contains:
- a CDS encoding aspartate kinase, with amino-acid sequence MLIVQKYGGTSMGSTERIQNVANRVSKSAEGNNLVVVVSAMSGVTDEILGYGKSFSPIPNERDLDMALSSGEQISAALLSIALNAMGYKSIAFNGRQAGIITDSNHTKARIKDINTANIKQHLQDGYIVVVTGFQGLSDKGEITTLGRGGSDLSAVALAGALHADLCEIYSDVDGIYTTDPRIEEKAKKIERISYDEMLELASMGAKVLLNRSVELAKKWSVPLYAKSSFSDDKGTLITTEENIMEKPIVSGIALDKNQARVSLIGIKDKPGIAAELFSKLASANVNVDMIVQTIGRDSKTNLDFTVPKNELDKAKLTLEAFKVNADLIDYDHEVAIVSIVGVGMKSHSGVAAKAFEAMANDNINIRMISTSEIKISMLIDLKYAELSVRTLHAAYELDR; translated from the coding sequence ATGCTAATAGTTCAAAAATATGGCGGCACAAGCATGGGCAGCACAGAGCGGATACAAAATGTAGCAAACCGCGTAAGCAAAAGCGCAGAAGGCAATAATCTCGTTGTGGTAGTGTCTGCTATGAGTGGTGTAACAGATGAGATACTAGGCTATGGTAAATCTTTTAGCCCGATACCAAATGAGAGAGATTTGGATATGGCTTTAAGCAGTGGTGAGCAAATCAGTGCTGCCCTGCTTAGCATTGCCTTAAATGCTATGGGTTATAAATCAATCGCCTTTAATGGCAGACAGGCTGGAATTATCACAGATTCTAATCACACAAAAGCACGCATTAAAGATATTAATACTGCAAATATTAAGCAGCATTTACAAGATGGATATATTGTAGTTGTAACGGGCTTTCAAGGATTAAGTGATAAAGGCGAGATTACTACACTTGGTCGTGGTGGTAGCGATTTATCCGCCGTAGCCCTTGCTGGTGCGTTACATGCGGATTTATGCGAGATTTATAGCGATGTAGATGGAATCTATACGACAGACCCACGCATAGAAGAAAAAGCAAAAAAGATTGAGCGAATAAGCTATGATGAGATGTTAGAGCTTGCCAGTATGGGAGCGAAAGTCTTGCTTAATCGTTCCGTAGAGCTTGCAAAAAAGTGGAGTGTCCCGCTTTATGCAAAAAGCAGCTTTAGCGATGATAAAGGCACACTTATTACAACGGAGGAAAACATTATGGAAAAACCTATTGTTAGCGGTATAGCACTAGATAAGAATCAAGCACGAGTGAGTTTAATTGGCATTAAAGATAAGCCCGGTATCGCCGCAGAGCTTTTTAGCAAACTTGCTTCAGCAAATGTAAATGTAGATATGATAGTCCAAACCATAGGTAGAGATAGTAAAACTAATCTTGATTTCACAGTGCCAAAAAATGAGCTTGATAAAGCAAAATTGACACTTGAAGCCTTTAAAGTCAATGCGGATTTAATCGACTATGACCATGAAGTAGCCATCGTATCAATTGTAGGTGTTGGTATGAAAAGCCATAGCGGTGTCGCAGCAAAGGCATTTGAAGCAATGGCAAATGATAATATCAATATCCGCATGATTAGCACAAGTGAGATTAAAATCTCAATGCTAATTGACTTAAAATATGCGGAATTAAGTGTGAGAACACTCCATGCAGCTTATGAGCTTGATAGATAG
- a CDS encoding RNA pyrophosphohydrolase: protein MDRADTNKQYRLNVAAIIVSSQYPRICEFFVAERSDLKNVWQFPQGGIDVGESPKDALFRELKEEIGTDDIEVLAEYPTWLTYDFPPMVIEKMKPYAGQKQKYFLVKLKPFAEINLQTQEPEFSQYEFMDLASLLQKVTKFKKHIYTQVLDYFKKEGYI from the coding sequence ATGGATAGGGCAGATACAAACAAACAATACAGACTAAATGTCGCCGCTATCATTGTGTCATCGCAATATCCACGCATTTGTGAGTTTTTTGTCGCTGAAAGAAGTGATTTAAAGAATGTATGGCAGTTTCCACAAGGCGGCATTGATGTAGGGGAAAGTCCAAAAGATGCGTTATTTAGGGAATTAAAAGAAGAGATAGGCACAGATGATATAGAAGTATTAGCAGAGTATCCCACATGGCTAACTTATGACTTTCCACCTATGGTTATAGAAAAAATGAAACCCTATGCAGGACAGAAACAAAAATATTTTCTTGTGAAATTAAAGCCCTTTGCAGAGATTAATTTGCAGACACAAGAGCCAGAGTTTTCACAATATGAGTTTATGGATTTAGCTTCATTGCTACAAAAGGTTACAAAGTTTAAAAAGCATATTTATACGCAAGTGCTAGACTATTTTAAAAAGGAAGGTTATATTTAA
- a CDS encoding lytic transglycosylase domain-containing protein — protein MKKFILACSISISTMQVFTAQMFADTLSSIDFLEYSMHTPNTNKYFNRFDTTTINAFNIPIEYIATLESEGRLIDVDTTKWKYLTRQFDNGYEFIPILRKMLADADVPQEFLFLAMAESEFKSQALSSKKAAGIWQLMPATAKELGLIIDEYIDERQDPIKSTQAAIKYLQYLHKATGKWYLAAMAYNCGLGRLNRAIREAESDSIEVLLDEEKQYLPLETRNYLRKIMSMSLTFSNAHELKQADKEYMLNRGAGDSLVIVNVKAGNSLANIAKGANMKVDDLWYYNRHFKYDFVPFSQKEYQVYLPYEKLSYFKQHFKNALDTRPRFTTYKVKKGDNLSSIARKHNTSVDRIRQLNGLKSNALMVNQMLKLPALNTQQSIQKGSTTAVNTKQMKTKKITRS, from the coding sequence ATGAAAAAGTTTATTCTTGCTTGTAGTATTTCCATTTCTACAATGCAGGTTTTTACAGCACAAATGTTTGCAGATACTCTTAGTAGCATTGACTTTTTAGAATATAGTATGCACACACCAAATACAAATAAGTATTTTAATCGCTTTGATACGACTACAATCAATGCTTTTAATATACCTATTGAATACATTGCGACTTTAGAATCTGAAGGGCGACTAATCGATGTAGATACAACAAAGTGGAAATATCTTACGCGTCAATTTGATAATGGCTACGAGTTTATCCCTATCTTGCGTAAAATGTTAGCTGATGCAGATGTGCCACAGGAGTTTTTATTTCTTGCTATGGCAGAATCTGAGTTTAAATCACAAGCCCTAAGCTCCAAAAAAGCCGCTGGTATATGGCAGCTTATGCCAGCCACAGCAAAAGAGCTAGGACTAATCATAGATGAATATATAGATGAAAGGCAAGACCCTATAAAAAGCACACAAGCAGCTATTAAATACTTACAATATCTTCATAAAGCAACGGGTAAATGGTATCTTGCTGCGATGGCATATAATTGCGGTTTAGGGCGATTAAATCGCGCGATAAGAGAAGCAGAAAGCGATAGTATAGAAGTGTTACTTGATGAAGAAAAGCAATATCTACCACTTGAAACACGCAATTATTTGCGTAAAATTATGTCTATGTCTCTTACATTCTCAAACGCACATGAGTTAAAACAAGCTGATAAAGAATATATGCTTAATCGCGGAGCGGGTGATTCTCTTGTGATTGTGAATGTAAAAGCTGGAAATTCACTTGCAAATATTGCAAAGGGTGCGAATATGAAAGTTGATGATTTATGGTATTATAATCGCCATTTTAAATATGATTTTGTGCCATTTTCACAAAAGGAATATCAAGTATATTTGCCCTATGAAAAATTAAGCTATTTTAAACAGCATTTTAAAAATGCACTTGATACGCGACCGCGTTTTACAACATATAAGGTGAAAAAAGGCGATAACCTCTCAAGTATTGCAAGGAAACATAATACAAGTGTTGATAGAATAAGACAATTAAATGGATTAAAATCAAATGCACTCATGGTAAATCAAATGCTAAAACTTCCTGCACTAAACACACAACAAAGCATTCAAAAGGGAAGCACGACAGCAGTAAATACCAAGCAGATGAAAACCAAAAAAATCACTAGGAGCTAA
- the gmk gene encoding guanylate kinase, producing MLIISGPSGAGKSTLTKVLQAEIPNFYFSISTTTRKPRENEIHGREYYFSTKEAFKEGISKGEFLEYEEVHDNFYGTSIKPIEKAIQEDKFILFDVDVRGHNSIKKYYPLAKSVFITPKNLHVLKDRLCKRGTDSDEVIQKRLFNAKEELKYANTFDYLLINDNMTNSKKAILHIAKSLMFANHETKIQALLAQYAL from the coding sequence ATGCTAATCATATCTGGACCATCTGGAGCTGGAAAAAGCACATTAACAAAGGTTTTGCAGGCAGAAATACCAAACTTCTATTTCTCTATATCCACTACCACAAGGAAGCCAAGGGAAAATGAGATACACGGCAGAGAGTATTACTTCAGCACAAAGGAAGCCTTTAAAGAAGGTATTAGTAAGGGTGAGTTTTTAGAGTATGAAGAGGTGCATGATAACTTTTATGGCACAAGCATAAAACCGATAGAAAAAGCCATACAAGAAGACAAATTTATTCTCTTTGATGTCGATGTAAGGGGGCATAATAGCATTAAAAAATACTATCCACTTGCAAAATCTGTATTTATCACGCCCAAAAATCTACATGTTTTAAAAGATAGGCTTTGCAAAAGGGGGACTGATAGCGATGAAGTGATACAAAAACGACTTTTTAATGCGAAAGAAGAGTTAAAATACGCAAATACTTTTGACTATTTGCTAATTAATGATAATATGACAAACTCTAAAAAGGCTATTTTACATATCGCAAAAAGTCTTATGTTTGCAAACCATGAGACAAAGATACAAGCCTTATTAGCACAGTATGCTTTATAG
- the tatA gene encoding twin-arginine translocase TatA/TatE family subunit: MMGSMSIWHWLVVLLVIVLLFGAKKIPELAKGLGSGIKTFKKEMEDDDDKKVEQTSSEAKPQQKSEKKPEVIEAQVIESSPTIQQKQTEKI; the protein is encoded by the coding sequence ATGATGGGAAGCATGAGTATATGGCATTGGCTTGTAGTGTTGCTTGTAATTGTTTTATTATTTGGTGCGAAGAAGATTCCAGAACTAGCAAAAGGGCTTGGTAGTGGTATCAAAACCTTTAAAAAAGAAATGGAAGACGATGATGACAAAAAGGTGGAACAAACTAGTAGCGAAGCTAAACCGCAGCAAAAGAGTGAAAAAAAGCCAGAAGTTATAGAAGCCCAAGTTATAGAATCTAGTCCAACTATCCAGCAAAAGCAAACCGAGAAAATATAA
- the argS gene encoding arginine--tRNA ligase: protein MYYKVKEFLTEATKAYLSSIDRTNIVVQQGTNNALNQKKISSKHNANISQDSIIESKTESKKDSNSSQEKINLIIALEHPKDKRHGHFATPLCFTLTKILRTNPKVLAQSLQDFFMQYDLDSNSTKPFKKIFSSIEALNGYLNLTLTHSFLTYMLEVALQSPKDFAKGECKNTKILLEYVSANPTGPLHIGHARGAIFGSVLQRIGKRLGYDIKGEYYVNDAGSQIDMLALSVYNSAAKILNLESLSGEVYKGEYIDSVAQDAIKHFGESFFRTADSQKTDILQKIGLYAKDMMLEVIKENLASLSIDFDYFVSEKELYTRFDDTMKTLETHNALLHQDGAIWLQSTLKGDEKDRVLVRDNGMPTYMAGDIIYHKDKFDRDYNHYINIWGADHHGYIARIKASIDFLGFDSKNLEVLLAQMVSLLKDGQPYKMSKRAGNFILIQDVVNDIGADSLKFVFLSKSLDTHLEFDVQDLSKEDSSNPVFYINYANARIHTLLEKSSLSLEDINKTDLSTLLDSNDSLGQDSMQLILQSLGLFYVLNQSYEERALQKLCEYLKNLAKSFHTFYNAHRILQTEHEAGILKIFLLVSLSLTTGFNMLGINIKTKM, encoded by the coding sequence ATGTATTACAAGGTAAAAGAATTTCTAACAGAAGCTACGAAAGCCTATCTATCATCAATAGATCGCACAAATATCGTAGTCCAGCAAGGCACTAATAACGCCTTAAACCAAAAGAAAATTTCATCAAAGCATAATGCAAATATCAGTCAAGATTCCATAATAGAATCTAAAACAGAATCTAAGAAAGATTCTAACAGCTCACAAGAAAAAATAAATCTAATCATCGCATTAGAACACCCAAAAGATAAACGACACGGACATTTTGCAACACCGCTTTGCTTTACACTCACAAAGATTTTACGCACAAATCCAAAAGTATTAGCACAGAGTTTGCAAGACTTTTTTATGCAATATGACTTAGATTCTAATAGCACTAAACCTTTTAAGAAAATATTTTCATCTATAGAGGCTCTAAATGGCTATTTAAATCTCACTCTCACGCATAGTTTCCTTACATATATGTTAGAAGTAGCATTACAATCACCAAAAGATTTTGCAAAAGGTGAGTGTAAAAATACAAAGATTCTACTTGAATATGTAAGTGCAAATCCAACAGGACCACTTCACATAGGACATGCACGCGGGGCGATCTTTGGGAGTGTCCTGCAACGCATAGGAAAGCGACTAGGCTATGATATAAAGGGTGAATATTATGTCAATGATGCAGGTAGTCAAATCGATATGTTAGCTCTATCTGTCTATAATAGTGCGGCAAAGATTCTAAACTTAGAATCTCTTAGCGGTGAAGTGTATAAGGGAGAATATATTGATTCTGTCGCACAGGACGCGATTAAGCATTTTGGAGAGAGTTTTTTTCGCACAGCAGATTCACAAAAAACAGATATTTTACAAAAGATAGGACTATACGCAAAAGACATGATGCTAGAAGTAATTAAAGAGAATCTAGCTTCTTTATCCATTGACTTTGATTATTTTGTGAGTGAAAAAGAGCTATACACAAGATTTGATGACACGATGAAAACCCTAGAAACACATAATGCCCTTTTACACCAAGATGGTGCAATATGGCTACAATCAACACTCAAGGGCGATGAAAAAGACAGGGTTTTAGTCCGCGATAATGGTATGCCAACCTACATGGCAGGGGATATAATCTATCATAAAGACAAGTTTGATAGAGATTATAATCACTACATTAACATTTGGGGTGCTGACCATCATGGCTATATAGCACGCATTAAAGCAAGTATTGATTTTTTAGGATTTGATTCTAAGAATCTAGAAGTATTACTCGCACAAATGGTAAGCCTTTTAAAAGATGGGCAACCTTATAAAATGAGTAAAAGAGCGGGAAATTTCATTCTCATTCAAGATGTGGTAAATGATATTGGGGCTGATAGCTTAAAGTTTGTATTTTTGAGTAAGAGCCTTGATACGCATTTGGAGTTTGATGTGCAGGATTTAAGTAAAGAAGATTCTTCAAATCCCGTGTTTTATATCAATTATGCAAATGCTAGAATCCATACTTTACTAGAAAAATCTAGCCTATCGCTTGAAGACATAAACAAAACAGACTTAAGCACTTTATTAGATAGTAATGATTCCTTAGGGCAAGATAGCATGCAGCTAATACTGCAAAGTTTAGGGCTTTTTTATGTGCTAAATCAAAGTTATGAAGAGAGAGCATTACAGAAATTATGTGAATATCTAAAGAATCTCGCAAAATCTTTTCACACATTCTACAACGCACATAGAATCTTACAAACCGAGCATGAAGCAGGGATTCTAAAAATATTCTTACTTGTATCTTTAAGCCTTACAACAGGCTTTAATATGCTAGGCATTAATATTAAGACTAAGATGTAA
- a CDS encoding HP0495 family protein, producing MNHQHSPINIDIKPQIDYPCIWRYRVIGFSKEIVLEAIEKVFMGKADIAPVEHISSHGKYVALNCSIEVKDDSERLAYFDGLTKQHGIIMVI from the coding sequence ATGAATCATCAACATAGCCCAATAAATATTGACATAAAACCACAGATTGATTATCCATGTATATGGCGTTATCGTGTGATAGGTTTTAGTAAAGAAATTGTGCTAGAAGCGATTGAAAAAGTCTTTATGGGTAAGGCAGATATTGCCCCTGTGGAGCATATCTCAAGTCATGGTAAATATGTCGCGCTTAATTGCTCGATTGAAGTAAAAGATGATTCTGAGAGGCTTGCGTATTTTGATGGTTTGACAAAACAGCATGGCATTATTATGGTGATTTAG
- a CDS encoding divergent polysaccharide deacetylase family protein yields MNDMQSHKKKSIIIYLVFIITAFILSVFSWYYIEKDSKNKDINPLSLDSQTMQHLQINEAPPIHIQTHIESTTANKNPKDSKQLDSASFNNEGNHISTQIDSNNCHNAKSTFCHDLQSQASNIETKQNLDSNNCHFEYSKQSNTDSKNDISPVTSNKESITHPCRNDKFPNSIKNSDKTTTTYTKNLQRFYKKPKVVIIIDDLANKKDIKNFQSLHLKLTLSLFPKQFFSKNNPDIAKTLEFYMIHLPLEAHNFEQQGVINLRIGDSLQTIESHIAQIKKDFPKLAYINNHTGSRYTESREDMQKLLQVLARHKISFVDSLTTSKSVAGKLLKEQHKIHIARNVFLDNETNVASIAKQLNTALRIADKQGYVIAIGHPKQATYQVLKEYKEILLNDYEMLYINELDLLLQKHNISDTKTPLPLLE; encoded by the coding sequence ATGAACGATATGCAATCACATAAGAAAAAATCTATTATCATATATCTCGTGTTTATTATCACAGCCTTTATACTCAGTGTCTTTTCATGGTATTACATTGAAAAAGATTCTAAAAATAAAGATATTAATCCTTTGTCTCTAGACTCGCAGACTATGCAACACTTACAAATAAACGAAGCCCCACCCATACATATCCAAACACATATAGAATCTACAACAGCCAACAAAAACCCTAAAGATTCAAAACAGCTAGATTCAGCAAGCTTTAATAATGAGGGTAATCACATATCAACACAAATAGATTCTAATAATTGCCATAATGCAAAATCCACTTTTTGCCACGACTTGCAAAGCCAAGCATCTAACATAGAAACTAAGCAAAATTTAGATTCTAATAATTGCCATTTTGAGTATAGCAAACAATCTAACACAGATTCTAAAAACGATATTTCACCTGTTACTAGTAATAAAGAATCTATTACCCACCCTTGCAGAAATGATAAGTTTCCAAACTCCATAAAAAATAGCGACAAAACAACCACAACATACACAAAAAATCTACAAAGATTCTACAAAAAGCCAAAGGTTGTAATAATTATTGATGACCTAGCAAACAAAAAAGATATAAAAAACTTTCAATCATTACATTTAAAGCTAACGCTATCGCTTTTTCCAAAGCAATTCTTCAGCAAAAATAACCCAGACATTGCAAAAACACTTGAATTTTACATGATACATTTGCCACTTGAAGCACATAATTTTGAGCAACAAGGCGTTATAAATTTACGCATAGGCGATAGCCTCCAAACAATAGAATCTCACATCGCACAAATTAAAAAAGATTTTCCAAAATTAGCCTATATTAATAATCATACAGGCAGCCGCTACACAGAAAGCAGGGAAGATATGCAGAAATTACTGCAAGTCCTTGCTAGACATAAAATTAGCTTTGTAGATTCTCTAACGACTTCAAAAAGTGTTGCTGGAAAACTTTTAAAAGAACAACATAAAATCCATATCGCACGCAATGTGTTTTTAGATAATGAAACAAATGTTGCCTCCATTGCTAAACAACTGAATACAGCATTAAGAATAGCAGATAAACAAGGCTATGTCATCGCGATAGGACACCCAAAGCAAGCAACCTATCAAGTATTAAAAGAATATAAAGAAATATTATTAAATGATTATGAAATGCTTTATATAAACGAGCTTGACTTATTACTACAAAAACACAATATAAGCGACACAAAAACGCCATTGCCTTTGCTAGAATAG
- a CDS encoding homoserine dehydrogenase, translated as MKTINVAIIGVGVVGSSVIEILQQNRDIIQARTGAFIIPKIGIARNIHNKNVNIPLSTNIDDALNDPEIDIIVELMGGVELPYKIALKALANKKGFVTANKAMLAYHRHELELKGSESSIGFEASVCGGIPIIKALRDGLCANHILSIRGIMNGTSNYILTQMSNNNTDFATALTQAQNLGYAEADPTLDINGSDSAHKLLILASLAYGIHAKMEDIIVEGIEDVSLEDIRFACEHDYSVKLLGIAKKQENALELRVHLCMIPKDSMLAKTDGAMNAISVIGDKVGESVYYGAGAGGSETASSVVSDIIEIVRSKTAPMLGYVAGFQHSLEQNMVLLPKDKIISRYYVRLQVDDKPGVLAHIAEVLATHNISIQSLIQRKPKDLDTHSALLLLATHTCSEVQIKKALESLENLKEVSKKPYMIRIESL; from the coding sequence ATGAAAACTATAAATGTAGCAATTATTGGCGTTGGGGTTGTGGGGAGTAGCGTTATTGAGATTTTGCAGCAAAATAGAGATATCATACAGGCAAGAACAGGGGCTTTTATTATCCCAAAGATTGGTATCGCAAGAAATATTCACAATAAAAATGTCAATATCCCCTTAAGCACAAATATCGATGACGCGCTAAATGACCCAGAGATTGATATTATCGTAGAGCTTATGGGCGGTGTGGAGCTGCCTTATAAAATCGCCCTTAAAGCCTTAGCAAATAAAAAAGGCTTTGTTACTGCAAATAAAGCTATGCTTGCATATCACAGGCATGAGCTAGAGCTAAAAGGGAGTGAATCTTCCATTGGTTTTGAAGCGAGTGTGTGCGGTGGCATACCTATTATCAAGGCTTTGCGTGATGGCTTATGTGCGAATCATATCTTAAGTATCCGTGGCATTATGAATGGCACGAGTAACTATATCCTAACACAAATGAGTAATAACAACACAGATTTTGCTACTGCTTTGACACAAGCACAGAATCTAGGCTATGCAGAAGCCGATCCCACACTTGATATTAATGGCAGTGATAGCGCACATAAGCTATTAATACTTGCTTCACTTGCCTATGGTATCCATGCGAAGATGGAGGATATTATCGTTGAGGGGATTGAAGATGTTAGCCTTGAAGATATCCGCTTTGCTTGTGAGCATGATTATAGTGTGAAGCTGCTAGGCATTGCTAAAAAGCAGGAAAATGCACTTGAATTACGCGTGCATTTATGTATGATACCAAAAGATTCTATGCTTGCAAAAACTGATGGTGCAATGAATGCCATTAGTGTAATAGGCGATAAAGTTGGTGAAAGCGTGTATTATGGAGCGGGTGCTGGTGGGAGTGAGACGGCAAGCTCTGTTGTGAGTGATATTATAGAGATTGTGCGTAGCAAAACCGCACCTATGCTAGGCTATGTCGCAGGCTTTCAGCATAGCTTAGAGCAAAACATGGTGCTACTACCAAAAGATAAGATTATAAGTCGCTACTATGTGCGATTGCAAGTCGATGATAAGCCCGGCGTATTAGCACATATTGCAGAAGTATTAGCCACACATAATATTTCTATACAATCGCTTATCCAAAGAAAGCCAAAAGACCTTGACACACATTCAGCCCTGCTTTTACTTGCCACACATACATGCTCTGAAGTGCAGATAAAAAAAGCTTTAGAATCACTAGAAAACTTAAAAGAAGTCAGCAAAAAGCCCTATATGATACGAATAGAATCTTTGTAA
- a CDS encoding CiaD-like domain-containing protein produces MELKDVVLQTLSEIENSVDEKGFKDIRLGVNTGETEFLQSFKERIFVLFEGLKQDDLWLESAEDTQNQIQAKLDLILGFLQFQLALLDARLEVLDKRNFEGE; encoded by the coding sequence ATGGAATTAAAAGATGTTGTATTGCAAACGCTGAGTGAGATTGAAAATAGCGTTGATGAAAAGGGATTTAAGGATATAAGGCTTGGTGTAAATACTGGTGAGACGGAGTTTTTACAGAGCTTTAAAGAGCGTATATTTGTGCTATTTGAGGGATTGAAACAAGATGATTTATGGTTAGAGAGTGCTGAAGATACACAGAATCAAATACAAGCAAAGCTAGATCTTATACTAGGATTCTTGCAGTTTCAATTAGCCCTGCTTGATGCAAGGTTAGAGGTGCTTGATAAAAGGAATTTTGAGGGAGAGTGA
- a CDS encoding tetratricopeptide repeat protein, translating to MSRKLLSLGYIYEMIGRHEEALAFFEQVLEKDSKTLSTELIKEAHLGIKANEMALKFKRDKSLITKNLDMKLMQEKIAIFKENPKNLTGWFSQWN from the coding sequence ATGAGTAGGAAACTATTAAGCTTAGGCTATATTTATGAGATGATAGGCAGGCATGAAGAGGCGTTGGCATTTTTTGAGCAGGTGCTTGAAAAAGATTCTAAAACCTTAAGCACAGAGCTGATAAAAGAAGCACATTTAGGCATAAAAGCAAATGAAATGGCATTAAAGTTTAAGAGAGATAAAAGCCTTATCACAAAGAATCTAGACATGAAACTCATGCAGGAAAAAATCGCTATATTTAAAGAGAATCCAAAAAATTTAACAGGGTGGTTTAGTCAATGGAATTAA